Genomic segment of bacterium:
AGGGCTGGGTAGTTTGGGAATATTATTTCGAGCTAAAACCAGCGTGTCCTTTTCGCTCCCCACATGCCGATGATGCAAAACGTGATCGTGACGAAAACGCTCGATGGGATAAAAAAGAGCAAAGTTACAAAACCAGTTAGACATAAAATCATTTATTTTACGATTGGGGAATAAACGGTAGTGCGATGCTTCATGCGCCAAAAGCGAAATAGCGTGCTGGCGAGAGGCAATAAAAAGAATACTGACGACATATAAAAAAGGATTTTTAAATTTCATATTGAGCGCTATGCATCCAATAACAAGTGCCCACTCTTTGAAAATATGAAAATAATTAATCCAGGGATTAAGTTTGGAAAGCGCTGCAATTTGAGAATTGAGGTCCTTATTTTTAAGTTTGGCCGAAACCGCATCGGCCCAACCATGTGCTGTATCCTGGTCGGGATTATTAAAGCAGGGAGCCGCAAGCGCTTCATTGATGTCTTGTTGGATTTTTTTAATCATATATTTTCCTATTCTAAGCTCACGGCATAACCGGTAATTGGATCGATAAATTCTTCTTCACAAACAGATAAATCGGGGTGGTTATTTTCTACTGGTATTTCTTCTTGAGCAGAAGCGGAAGAAGATGGAGTTAAACCTACAGCAACAGCAACACCCGCAGCCAATTTAACACTTTCTTCAACAGCCCTAGCCGCTGCAGTTGCAGCTGCAGGAACTGTAGCAGCTAGCGCCCCGTCATCTGCAGTGCCTACACCGGCAGCATCATCAGCAAGTAAAATAAGACTAGCTGCAGAAGCAACTACAGCCACACCCAGCAAACCCAAGACTTGCAGAGTAGCTGCCGAATTCTCGTATTCGTCAGGTTTTGGATCAACTGTCAGATCTTCATTAGCAGGAGTAGCTACATCTGAAGGACTTGCTTGCTCAATTGCACTATATACCGTTTTATTTGAAGAATTACTTGGGGGAGGACAGTTATTATATTCGCTTAACCAAATACGAAAAAGACCATCTAACTCAGCAGCAATTTCTGAACTAAATCCTTGAACAGGATTGGGGCCTTCAACAAATAAAACAGGATTCGTCTCCCAGGCCTTTGCAATTAATCGTGTATTAACTTGAGCTGCTTCATAAAAATTCTGCATTGCCGGCTCACTCAAAAAACTTTCTGCAGTTTTTTCAAAGTCAGACCCATCACTTTTAGGACATACTTCTTCGTAAATTTTCTTAAAATTTACATTTACATTAATTCCACCCATAAATTTAACCTCATTTTTAGTTTTAAAAATAAAACTAATTAGTTATTTTAAACGAAAAAAAAATCCATAAGATGGATCCCCGCCTCCACGGGGATGACGGGTGTCGACTTAACGCAACACCTGACGAATGCTTAAAAGCAAAAAAAGATAATCTTCCTTACGCTTTACATCGCCACGCAAGCGCATAGAGGCCAATTGCTTAATATCTTCGTCGGTAATGCGATTACGCTCTCTCAAATCGCTGTCCCTCATCAAAGCTTCCAATGCGGGAGGCATTTTTTGAGCTACTCGCCCCTCTTCTTCATCAAAATCCACAATCTCGCTTACATCGGGATTGGCTAAAAAATAAAGTTTGTCGGTAGAAACAGATAAAATCTTTGAGATTTTTTTAATCATCTCGTTAGTAGGCTTGCGTTGACCTTTTTCGAGATAGGTTACAAAATTTTGAGATACATCCAGCTTTTGAGCTAACTGCATTTGTGTTAAATCAGCTCTAAGCCTTTGATCGCGCAAAAAATCACCAAATTTTATGAGTGCGTTATTCATTAAACAGCTAGCTCCTTATAAAGAAAAATTCTTAATCTTAAAAAATGAACGATAAGCGCCATATTTAAAAAGACGGCACGCGAAAAAAAGAAGTTTTGAGCAACATCCGGATAATGTTTTTTTAGATGACGGATCGCTTTAATAAGAGCCGCCAAACTAAACACAGGCTTTTTTGAAAAAATAGCCTCAAAATCTTTTACAGGGTAAGTACCCACTGCAATAAGAGCATCGGCAAACATTTCTTCTTTATCTTGTAAGGATTCCTTAAAAACAGGCACACGGTTTTTAACGGTTAAGCTAGATTCATGAGGTGCATATTGCTGATAATACTCGCACACCCCAACATGGGAGAGCTCGTGTGCTAAAGTAGATAATTTAAAAACGGGATGAAGCTGATTATTAATAAGGATAGTACCATTCCCCTGTGGCAGATATGCGCCCATTACATTATCTGTCATGGGAATTTCTTTAACCGCAACCCCCACATTTTCTTCGGTTTGTTTTTTTAGGCCATCGTAATTTTGAAAATAGCCGGTGTTAAAAAATGGAAAGTACTTTTTGGCAACCTTGTTAAGAGTACCGAACCATTCGGCACGAACACGCGGGCGATCAAACACATTGTGCAATGTTGCCCAGTAATTGCTACTGCACATCCAGGTTAAAAGTTTTATTTCGTCAATCAATTGCAGCATAAGTTTTATTTCAATAACTAATCAGTTATCGGAAACTCATGCTAAATGTTGAGTGGAAAAATGACCAAAAATGCAGAAAGTGAGAACAAGTTGTTATCAGTGCTTTTCTAAAAAAATGACAAAATGAAGAGAAATTATAATGATACTAAAGACCGCATTCAGGTACCTGCTCCCATGCCAAACAAACTCCATAACTTCCAATTTTAGAACACTGTGTTTTTACAAAACACCCGCTACCTTTGTCGTATTCACAGCTGTTTTGCGCCATACACGTCCCGTACTTACTAAATGAAGCACAATCGGCCACGCATGCTAAACCATACACCGAATACGTGGTATTATAGGCCATGCAGGTATTATATTTACTCCATTTAGCACATTGTCTGGTTTCTAAGGGCTTATAGATAGGGCGATACACATAAGGCGTATGCAAGGGGCTGTGTTTAAAACCTATCAAGCGCTTAGGCGATATACTCCACCCCGCAACCGACAGGCCGCACAGCAAACAAACCAAAAATACGATACTAATTTTTTTCATTTTTTTGACCACACAGGGCATGCTCTTCCCAATCATCACAGTTGTGAAAAGAATCAATTTTGTTGCATTTCTTTTTTATAAAGCAACCGCTCTCTTCATCGTACTTACACTCATTGCGCAATTGACATTTATCCCAGCTATCAAATTCAATACAATTGGCTCGGCATTCTATACCCCGCACAGAATAAATGTAATTGTACTCCAAACATCGTCCAAAAGAATTTTTACGAATACATTTTTTGGTAGTAACAGGGGCAGGCTTAGCTAGCACCACTGGTGACAAAACAAACAAAACAAGAAACAAAGAAAATATTTTCATAAATGCCCTTTATAAAAAAATTAGTTTATTCTAAAAAACTATGTCCCGCAAACAGCTTCATCCTCCCACTTATCGCAGTCGTCAAAGTTGTTAATATCAATGCAGGTTCTTTTTAAAAAACAGCCGCTATTTTCATCATATTTGCATTGGTTACGCAATTTACATTTATCAAAAGAATTAAACACTAAACACTGGGCCTCACACTGAGCTCCCGCTACCGAATACGTATAATCGTATTCTTTACATCTATCAAAAGAACCCTCTCGCACACATTCGCCCGTAACCAACGGTTTTGGTTTTTCGGGTTTATAATAAACCGTTACCTCCTCCTTTGGGATATAGGCAACAGGGTACGGATAATAATAGACAGATTTAGCCCACAAAGAAGTTGAACTTAAAAAGAATAGTAAAAAAGAAAAAAATATCTTCATCAATTGGCATCTATCAACCAACCCCCTTAAAAATCTCGTTATTTTTTATTTATAAACCAATTGCCTTAAAGCGCATCCTTAACTTATCTTAAGGAGCAACTTTTTTATCGCCATCCCGATAATACCTTATGGGCAATTCATTTACACTGGGGACTGTGTACGTTTACCCTAATGGAGTAATTTACGAAATTCATTCAGGACTCCATATTAATCGCGTTTATGACGCGCATGGCGACGGGACAATAGACAAAATAGTTCCTTTTTACTCGCTACCCGAAAACGCCACTGCCGAAGCCTGCAGCCACTATCTCACTTTTCTTAGCGACCTATATCGCTACACCCGCACCATCATCGATCATTATCACCCCGAGCAACAATGGCATGTTTATTGGCAACGCATAAGCACTGCTTTTAAAGAAATGGTCGTTTCAAGATCCTCTCCTTTAAGCCACAACATATGGATATATACTGACGACAATCAATGGAAATATTCTAATACAGCCGATACCATCAGCACGTTTAGAACCCCAAACGGCACCTATGGTGATCGTGGCCTTTACATCAATAGAGTAAACAATACCTCGCTTTTAAGTGCGTGGACTTTAGCCAATGGCTATATATTAGGGGATTTAAATTACGACCTTGTTATTGCCATCAGCCCAGCCGAACAGGAATATTTGGGAACTGACCTTATAGCTAACTATGTTAGCGAAGGCGATATGAATCGCCTCCAGCAAAATATGGACCAGGCCGCGTATTTAAGAGGAACAAATTGGTTTACATCTGTAGACACATTATTGAAAACTTATCATCCATCCGAATTTTTTGAGGACACTGGACACTAATAGCTTAAATAGTTTTTAGCTGCTTAACCTTAGCTATCATCTCTTCAATTTTTCTAAACTCTTTGGCATACAAATTGACATGCCCAACCTTGCGGCCGGGGCGTATTTCTTTGCCGTACAAATGCAGGTAAGCACCTGGAATTTTAATAATGTCATCACGCTTGGGAAGCCACCCCACACAATTAACCATAGCGGCATAGTCTTTAAGATGCACATCTTTAAGAGGCATGGTGCTAATAGCCCTAATATGATTTTCAAATTGGCTGGTGTAAGAACCGTCTATCGTCCAATGACCGCTATTGTGTACACGTGGCGCATATTCGTTGGCCACCAATTTTCCGTTCACATCAAATAACTCCAACGTAAGAACACCTACATATTTAAAATGCTCCAGTAATTTTGAAATAAGTTCTTTAGCATCTTCAAATAATGGATCGTTTTTTCTTACGCGCGTCACATCCAAAATACCATTTACATGAACATTTTCGTTTAAAGGATAAAACTGAAGAGACCCGTTACGAGCCCTGGCTGCAATAATAGAAACCTCGCGGGTAAACGAAACAAATTGCTCTAAAATACAGGGCACAAGACCTACCCTTGCCAAAGCCCCTTCCGCATCGGTTTGGGAGCGAATCACACACTGCCCTTTTCCATCGTACCCCATACGGCGTGCCTTGAGCACAGCAGGATATCCCACCTTTTGCAAAGCCCGTTTTAAATCATCATCCGAATCTACCGCCTCAAAATGTGCCGTGGGAATAGACAAAGATTTAAAGAGGCTTTTTTCTAAAAAACGGTCTTGTGTTTGTTCTAATGCAAATACATCGGGATGAACCGGTAATTTTGTTTTTAAAAACTTAACAGTGCTAATAGGTACATTTTCAAATTCGTAGGTTACCACATCGCAAAGGGAGGCAAATTTTTCGAGTAAATTTTTATCGGTAAAAGAGCCTTGTATATACGTACCCAAACCTGCCGCAGAGGGTTTTGGAATTTGATCGTAAAAAACAAAAGTGTGTCCTAAAGAGGAACCCGCTAACGCCAACATACGGGCTAATTGTCCGGCTCCCAAAATGCCAATTCTCATTTTTTTCCTCGTTTAGGGTTGGAACCCTTTAATACTTTGGCCGTTTGCTTACTGCGAAAAGCCGCATAAGCTTTGCGATACTGAGGATATTTATTACCCAAAATACTCACCGCTAAAAGAGCCGCATTGGTGGCCCCTGCCGTGCCAATAGCCAAGGTTCCCACAGGAATACCGGCCGGCATTTGAGCAATAGACAAAAGTGAATCGATGCCATCTAAAGATTTTGATTTAACGGGAACACCCAATACAGGAAGAGCCGTTTTACTGGCAGCCATACCAGGTAAATGGGCAGCGCCACCGGCACCCGCGATGATAATTTCGAGCCCACGCGCTTCGGCACTACCAGCATACTTAAAAAGTTTATCGGGAGTACGATGAGCCGAGACAACTTCACATTCGTGAGGCACTTTCATTTGCGTTAACATATCGGATGCAAACTTCATGGTTTCCCAATCAGATTGCGACCCCATAATAATACCCACCAGTACTTTTTTGGCTTTTTTCATAGAGGCCCCTCGTATACCCAACCCTTGATTTTTTTTCCATCCCTAATTTTTCTATTCACCATCCACTATTCACTATTCACTTTTTTGAGTTTACTGTACAAATTTATTATGAGCATCCGCTTTGCCCCATCCCCTACTGGAATTTTTCACATCGGCAATCTCCGTACAGCCTTTATTGCCCAGCTCTTAGCCAAACAATTACAACAGCCACTGGTTATGAGGTTTGAAGATATCGATACACCGCGCGTTATACCTGGGGCCATGGATAAACAATTGGCTGACATGAAAGTGTTGGGCATTGTTCCCGATGAAATTATCGTGCAAAGCAAGAATCGAGAAAGACATCTTTCTGTTTTCGAACATTTTAAAAAGGAAAAACTCATTTATCCCTGTACCTGCTCGCGTAAAACCGTTCAACAGGGCTTAGAGCAAATTGCCTCGGCCCCACATGAAACGCCTGCCATTTACAATGGCCATTGCAGAAACTTAAATCAAGACACGCAAGAAAGAGAAAATCTTAATTGGCGTTTTAAAATGCCGAATGAAACGGGACAGGATGATTTTATTATCGCACGGGATAATCCTTTTGTTCCGGCTTATCACTTAGCCTGTGCCGTGGATGATTATGATGGAAATTATTCTCTTTTAGTCCGTGCTTGGGATTTGGAAAAGGTGACGCCACTTCAACAAGCTATTCAGATGAGCTTGGCTAAACTTGAAAACAAACAATTTTCTCCTGCTACCATTTATCACACGAGTCTTATTACCCAAAACGATAGACATCGTTTAGAAAAACGAACACAAGGCGTCACTTTAGATGAATTATTAAAACAGGGATATACGGCAAAAAAAATTATAGAAATCTTCGAAAAAAGTATTAAAGCAAAACTAGAAGAGAAAAAAACTTTAACCTTAAATGAATTAGGATTTTATCTCTAACTCACATTTTTAAAAAAAAATCTTTTATGCGGGTCCACCACGATATCTGCGGCACATCTTTTGCCATTAGAAGAGCGCGGATAGACACATCGTTTTGTTCGCACACATTGACTAATTGCTGTTTTACTTTACTTTGGTCGTAATCGTTACAATAAAACGAGGTGAGATAAGTATCGTGATAAGGGTCTGGACCGCCTACCATGGTATAAAAAAGTGTTACTCCAAAAAGAACTATACTATCATTTTTAAAAACCCTCATCTCATAAAACGGCTCACGATTCTCTTGACGACTATTTTGATAATAATTAAACAGTTGTTCATACCCCACTATCATTTTCTGACCATTGAAATCACCAATAAACTCAACACGATCGTGTGACACACTCGCTAAAACAGATTGAAGTAGAGATAAAAAGAGATCTACATCAAAAAAAACACCCTCCTCTTGGGGAGAGTAAGTATCCAAAGCAAAGGCAAAACGTTTATTTAAATGCAACTTTTTGGCAAAAGGATTCAACCGGTCTATTTGTGGAATATAGCCAAAAACAAGTGCTAGCGACCTATTATTCATCATCCATCCGTCTTAACTCAGACTTGAACTAAAAAAATACAATTTTATTTTCAGCCAGTATTTTTTAATATTCATTCATATTTATAAATAACGTGAGTTCATGTTTATTGTGATAAAGATGAATCACTTTTGTTTTTTTTAATGCTCTAAACTTATTCAGCATTGCCCAATCCGTTTTCCCCTGCAACTTAATAGTACACACAAAATTTTTACAAGTGCCGGCCTCCAACCATTTTTGTACCATTTCATAAAGACGTTCGGGATAACAAGCCACATCACAACAGAGCCAATCGATTTTTCCAAAGCGTTTGGGATCAATTCCAAAAGCGCTTTCTTGAAAAAACTGAATATTGGGCAACTTGGCTATTTTAGAATCGAGAGGCGCTTTATCAACCGAAATAACTTGTGCACCCAAAGTTTGCAGCACCCAGGTCCAGCCACCGGGGCTACTTCCTAAATCGAGACAAATCTCTCCCTGTTGAGGACGTTTAGCAAGCAAAGTAAGAGCCTCCCATAATTTTAAATATGCTCTATTAGGTGGGGTTTCTTTATCTTCTACAAAGGGAATAAGACCATCCGGGTATAAATGAGAACGATGAGGGCTCGCTAACAGCGTATCTTTATCCCACAACATCCAGCCGCCAGCGGCTTTTATGGTGGGAATATCCGGAAAAATAACAAGGGGATTTTTAAGTTTGGGGAGTTCCGCTTGAATTAAAGCCGCCCGCCGATGATGATCGATAGAATGCAAATGCCAGTGCAAGCCCAAGGCACGCAGCTTTTTAACAGCATCCGAGATAGAGGCGATGGGAATAAGTTGCGGATCAAGCCAAATATCCTGCGCCCAAACAGAATTAATGGGCGGCTTATCAGAGAAATACCAACGTTCCTTTTTAACAAAACCTTTTCCAAGCTCGTCTTCAAGTTCATTTTCAAAATCGGGATGAGCTAAATAGGCGGATTGAATGTTCATCTTTTTAAAATTTTGCGTTTAATCACCAAAGCTTCGGGTATGTTAAAAAAAATTCCAAAACCTAAATAAAGCAAACTAAAAGGAACTAAAACAGCCAATGCCGTTATAACCGGGCTTAAAAAAGGCATGGCCAAAAATTTGCCTCCCCATTGGCTAGTAAGCACAAATCCATAATGGAGAGCCAGCGCATATTTAATAACAAGGCCAATAGCGCCAGTGCCCAAGGCACTTCCCCATAACTTAATTAATGAGGAACGAGGAACTCCTGTTTTACCAATACGACGCGATAAGGTAGAACGGAGGAGCAAGAACTCAATCCAAGCTGAAAATCCTGTGGTGGCGGTAATACCCACCCCACCCATCTCTTGAGGAAGACCCAGCACACCAGGTAGTTTAACGGCACACCAATAGGCACTAATGGCCGTTAAAGCAACACGCACCATAGCAAAATAAAGTGGCGTTTTGGTATCTTTTAACGCATAAAAAGTAGAAGAATATAAGCGCCCCATTGTGGTAGCAAGTAAGCCTACCGTGGCACCCATAAGCAAATACCACAAATAACGTGTATCTTCCGGGGTAAAACGTCCGGTTTGAAAAAGCGCGCCACTCACAACATCGCCCAACACCAAAAAGGCAACCACCGACGGGATTACAAAAAAGGCAATATTTCGTAAACCATCATTAATACGCGCGCGTAAAATCTGCGCCACTTCCTCGGGCGTGCCACTAGCTTGCGACATAGCAGGAAGCTCGGCCGCCGAAATAGCCAT
This window contains:
- a CDS encoding helix-turn-helix domain-containing protein, which codes for MNNALIKFGDFLRDQRLRADLTQMQLAQKLDVSQNFVTYLEKGQRKPTNEMIKKISKILSVSTDKLYFLANPDVSEIVDFDEEEGRVAQKMPPALEALMRDSDLRERNRITDEDIKQLASMRLRGDVKRKEDYLFLLLSIRQVLR
- a CDS encoding ImmA/IrrE family metallo-endopeptidase translates to MLQLIDEIKLLTWMCSSNYWATLHNVFDRPRVRAEWFGTLNKVAKKYFPFFNTGYFQNYDGLKKQTEENVGVAVKEIPMTDNVMGAYLPQGNGTILINNQLHPVFKLSTLAHELSHVGVCEYYQQYAPHESSLTVKNRVPVFKESLQDKEEMFADALIAVGTYPVKDFEAIFSKKPVFSLAALIKAIRHLKKHYPDVAQNFFFSRAVFLNMALIVHFLRLRIFLYKELAV
- a CDS encoding 5-(carboxyamino)imidazole ribonucleotide synthase translates to MRIGILGAGQLARMLALAGSSLGHTFVFYDQIPKPSAAGLGTYIQGSFTDKNLLEKFASLCDVVTYEFENVPISTVKFLKTKLPVHPDVFALEQTQDRFLEKSLFKSLSIPTAHFEAVDSDDDLKRALQKVGYPAVLKARRMGYDGKGQCVIRSQTDAEGALARVGLVPCILEQFVSFTREVSIIAARARNGSLQFYPLNENVHVNGILDVTRVRKNDPLFEDAKELISKLLEHFKYVGVLTLELFDVNGKLVANEYAPRVHNSGHWTIDGSYTSQFENHIRAISTMPLKDVHLKDYAAMVNCVGWLPKRDDIIKIPGAYLHLYGKEIRPGRKVGHVNLYAKEFRKIEEMIAKVKQLKTI
- the purE gene encoding 5-(carboxyamino)imidazole ribonucleotide mutase, whose amino-acid sequence is MKKAKKVLVGIIMGSQSDWETMKFASDMLTQMKVPHECEVVSAHRTPDKLFKYAGSAEARGLEIIIAGAGGAAHLPGMAASKTALPVLGVPVKSKSLDGIDSLLSIAQMPAGIPVGTLAIGTAGATNAALLAVSILGNKYPQYRKAYAAFRSKQTAKVLKGSNPKRGKK